A window of Phycisphaerales bacterium contains these coding sequences:
- a CDS encoding DNA adenine methylase, with protein MIKYLGSKRTLLPLITEVIAELAPGGTVLDLFSGTSRVGHALKARGHRVIANDHNAYAHALATCYVQADAEDVLENAQLLVREFNTLPGRPGYFTHTFCQQSRFFQPHNGERIDAIREAIAAKSLDPELEAVMLVSLMEAADRVDSTTGVQMAYLKSWAPRAHNPLELRVPNVLPRPQGAKCRALSLDALDAARTPADIAYIDPPYNQHSYLGNYHIWETLVRWDKPAVYGTACKRADVRDRRSPFNSRTQFADAFARLIEAVAAPILVVSFSNEGYLTREQAEAILSTRGHVTVHERDYKRYVGAQIGIYNPGGQKVGTVSHLRNTEFLFVVT; from the coding sequence GTGATCAAGTACCTCGGCTCCAAACGCACGCTCCTCCCGCTGATCACAGAGGTGATCGCCGAGCTCGCCCCGGGCGGCACCGTCCTCGACCTCTTCTCCGGGACCTCACGCGTCGGCCACGCCCTCAAGGCCCGTGGCCACCGTGTGATCGCCAACGACCACAACGCCTACGCCCACGCCCTCGCCACCTGCTACGTGCAGGCCGATGCGGAGGACGTGCTCGAGAATGCCCAGCTGCTCGTCCGCGAGTTCAACACGCTCCCCGGCCGGCCGGGCTACTTCACCCACACCTTCTGCCAGCAGTCCCGCTTCTTCCAGCCGCACAACGGCGAACGCATCGACGCCATCCGCGAAGCGATCGCGGCCAAGTCCCTCGACCCCGAGCTCGAGGCCGTGATGCTCGTCTCGCTCATGGAGGCCGCGGACCGCGTGGACTCCACAACCGGCGTCCAGATGGCGTACCTCAAGTCGTGGGCACCCCGCGCCCACAACCCTCTCGAACTCCGCGTCCCCAACGTGCTGCCGCGCCCACAGGGCGCCAAGTGCCGCGCCCTCAGCCTCGACGCCCTCGACGCCGCCCGCACGCCCGCCGACATCGCGTACATCGACCCGCCCTACAACCAGCACAGCTACCTCGGCAACTACCACATTTGGGAAACCCTCGTCCGCTGGGACAAGCCCGCCGTCTACGGCACCGCCTGCAAACGCGCCGACGTCCGCGACCGCCGCAGCCCCTTCAACTCGCGCACGCAGTTCGCCGACGCCTTCGCGCGCCTCATCGAAGCGGTGGCCGCGCCCATCCTCGTCGTGTCCTTCAGCAACGAGGGCTACCTCACCCGCGAGCAGGCCGAGGCCATCCTCTCCACCCGCGGCCACGTCACCGTGCATGAGCGCGACTACAAGCGCTACGTCGGCGCCCAGATCGGCATCTACAACCCCGGCGGCCAGAAGGTCGGCACCGTCAGCCACCTGCGCAACACCGAGTTCTTGTTTGTCGTTACGTGA
- a CDS encoding NAD(P)-dependent oxidoreductase: MTRPFVLQTEDLDPAAAAWLRESCELVAKHFSEPGFDDLLARADAAVVRTYTRVDAAFLDKAPRLKVVGRAGVGLDRIDVAECRRRRIEVVHTPDANTQAVAEYVFAMLFDGLRPRRFLSEAIDQQRWNRLRREMEAINQLSELTMGILGMGRVGSRVARVAQGLGMDVLYTDLVDVPEQRRHGARPVPLDELLYRTDILSIHIDSRPTNRHFVNAALLAQLRKTAIVVNTSRGLVVDAPALASWLRATPTAKALIDVHDPEPFCNDYPLLGLPNAFLSPHLAASTATAHVNMSWVVKDVYRVLIGEKPVHPAP, translated from the coding sequence GTGACCCGCCCCTTCGTCCTCCAGACCGAAGACCTGGACCCCGCGGCCGCCGCATGGCTGCGCGAGTCCTGCGAGCTGGTCGCCAAGCACTTCTCTGAACCCGGCTTCGACGACCTGCTGGCTCGCGCCGACGCCGCCGTCGTCCGCACCTACACCCGCGTCGACGCCGCGTTCCTCGACAAGGCCCCGCGCCTCAAGGTGGTCGGCCGCGCCGGCGTTGGCCTCGACCGCATCGACGTCGCCGAGTGCCGCCGCCGCAGGATCGAGGTCGTCCACACGCCCGACGCCAACACTCAGGCCGTGGCCGAGTACGTCTTCGCCATGCTCTTCGACGGCCTCCGCCCCCGCCGCTTTCTGAGCGAAGCCATCGACCAGCAGCGCTGGAACCGCCTGCGGCGCGAGATGGAGGCCATCAACCAGCTCAGCGAGCTCACCATGGGCATCCTCGGCATGGGACGCGTCGGCTCACGCGTCGCCCGCGTCGCCCAGGGCCTCGGGATGGACGTCCTCTACACCGACCTCGTCGACGTCCCCGAGCAGCGCCGGCACGGCGCCCGCCCTGTTCCTCTCGACGAGCTCCTCTACCGCACCGACATCCTCAGCATCCACATCGACTCCCGCCCCACCAATCGACACTTCGTGAACGCCGCGCTGCTCGCCCAGCTGCGCAAGACCGCCATCGTCGTCAATACCAGCCGCGGCCTCGTCGTCGACGCCCCCGCTCTGGCCAGCTGGCTCCGCGCCACCCCCACCGCCAAGGCCCTCATCGACGTCCACGACCCCGAGCCCTTCTGCAACGATTACCCGCTGCTGGGCCTGCCAAACGCCTTCCTCTCGCCCCACCTCGCGGCATCGACGGCTACCGCCCACGTCAATATGAGCTGGGTGGTCAAGGACGTCTACCGCGTCCTGATCGGCGAAAAGCCCGTCCACCCGGCGCCCTAG
- a CDS encoding DinB family protein, translated as MDPLIRALLTTWASHRDYVQKLVADVPEAEMVSQPVPGVVMNHPAWTLGHLLPYCSTVASMVRGEAFPDPANSPFAKGSSPSADAGVYPKKAELVAAFIRAHDDAAAALERADVSVMSRPIPLERWKARFPTVGDAVVYLMTSHEATHLGQLSAWRRAGKRPSV; from the coding sequence ATGGATCCACTGATCAGAGCGCTGCTGACGACCTGGGCCTCACACCGTGATTACGTGCAGAAGCTGGTGGCGGATGTTCCGGAGGCGGAGATGGTGTCGCAACCGGTGCCGGGCGTGGTGATGAACCACCCGGCGTGGACGCTGGGGCACCTGCTGCCGTACTGCTCGACGGTGGCGTCGATGGTGCGGGGCGAGGCGTTCCCCGATCCGGCGAACTCGCCGTTTGCGAAGGGGAGCTCGCCCAGCGCGGACGCTGGGGTGTACCCCAAGAAGGCGGAGCTGGTGGCGGCGTTCATCAGGGCGCACGACGACGCCGCGGCGGCGCTGGAGCGGGCGGACGTGTCGGTAATGTCGCGCCCGATCCCGCTGGAGCGGTGGAAGGCGCGGTTCCCGACGGTTGGCGACGCGGTGGTGTACCTGATGACGTCGCACGAGGCGACGCACCTGGGGCAGCTGAGCGCGTGGCGGCGGGCGGGGAAGCGGCCGTCGGTGTAA
- a CDS encoding SPW repeat protein, translated as MPLAVRHPRDPVRITSGLDTLVGLWLFASAFLLQGTTAFPWDLAITGLLVATLAAARAAGYGPAWPSWVNAALGLWIMLSPWMMSRVVDLTLMWNAVITGVVIIILATWSALATEHHVRAEDIKRAS; from the coding sequence ATGCCCCTCGCCGTGCGACACCCCCGCGACCCCGTCCGCATCACCAGCGGCCTCGACACCCTTGTGGGCCTGTGGCTCTTCGCCTCCGCCTTCCTCCTACAGGGCACCACCGCGTTCCCGTGGGACCTCGCCATCACCGGCCTGCTGGTCGCCACCCTCGCCGCGGCGCGAGCCGCCGGCTACGGCCCCGCCTGGCCCAGCTGGGTCAACGCCGCGCTCGGCCTGTGGATCATGCTCTCGCCGTGGATGATGTCGCGTGTGGTCGATCTCACCCTGATGTGGAACGCAGTCATTACCGGCGTCGTCATCATCATCCTCGCGACGTGGAGCGCCCTCGCCACCGAGCACCACGTGCGAGCCGAAGACATCAAGCGGGCGAGCTGA
- a CDS encoding acyltransferase, translated as MSQGVLEQVVERAPAPVEVVPSGGVRVRDERIPELDALRGIAALAVAVYHYTARYDELYRHTPGLLGGWEHTHEVMSYGRYGVQLFFIISGFVILMSVSRAKSAGQFAVQRAARLYPAFWVACAATWLIVEWCGLKGRQVSGAVLGLNLTMAPMWFKPVAPWVWYVDGAYWSLKEELLFYVVMGVVLLVGLRKHALWVVGGLAGLHLCGLWVSADTAASWAQAVGFKSASQLYDSVNLRWFCLFAIGMVLYETLKGAWKVRHWVVLAVAMMDVLLPLNKAKGYGQLVSDWPWMFEDRPGPSGWEHFFVVVTAAALVWVAARMRPAVLRWRPLVWLGAISYSFYLLHQNIGYVVIRECEARGVDANVAVVVALCVVAGLASGLTFGVERPVYSLVKGWMKGRAGAGGGVGAR; from the coding sequence ATGTCGCAAGGCGTCCTTGAACAAGTGGTCGAGCGAGCGCCGGCGCCGGTGGAGGTGGTGCCGAGCGGTGGCGTGCGCGTCAGGGACGAGCGGATCCCGGAGCTGGACGCGCTGCGCGGGATCGCGGCGCTGGCGGTAGCGGTGTACCACTACACGGCGCGGTACGACGAGCTGTACAGGCACACGCCGGGGCTGCTGGGGGGGTGGGAGCACACGCACGAGGTGATGTCGTACGGGCGGTACGGCGTGCAGCTGTTCTTCATCATCTCGGGGTTCGTGATCCTGATGAGCGTGAGCCGCGCGAAGAGCGCGGGGCAGTTCGCGGTGCAGCGTGCAGCGCGGCTGTACCCGGCGTTCTGGGTGGCGTGCGCCGCGACGTGGCTGATCGTGGAGTGGTGCGGGCTGAAGGGGCGGCAGGTGTCGGGGGCGGTGCTGGGGCTGAACCTGACGATGGCGCCGATGTGGTTCAAGCCGGTGGCGCCGTGGGTGTGGTACGTGGACGGGGCGTACTGGAGCCTGAAGGAAGAGCTGCTGTTCTATGTGGTGATGGGGGTGGTGCTGCTGGTGGGGCTGCGGAAGCATGCGCTGTGGGTGGTGGGGGGGTTGGCGGGGCTGCACTTGTGCGGCCTGTGGGTCAGCGCCGACACGGCTGCGTCCTGGGCGCAGGCGGTAGGGTTCAAGAGTGCGTCGCAGCTCTACGACAGCGTGAACCTGCGGTGGTTCTGCCTATTCGCCATCGGGATGGTGCTGTACGAGACCCTCAAAGGAGCGTGGAAGGTGCGCCACTGGGTGGTGCTGGCGGTGGCGATGATGGACGTGTTGCTGCCGCTGAACAAGGCCAAGGGGTATGGGCAGCTGGTGTCGGACTGGCCGTGGATGTTCGAGGACCGGCCGGGGCCGAGCGGGTGGGAGCACTTCTTCGTGGTCGTCACCGCGGCAGCACTGGTGTGGGTGGCCGCGCGGATGCGCCCGGCGGTGCTGCGGTGGAGGCCGCTGGTGTGGCTGGGGGCGATCTCGTACAGCTTCTACCTGCTGCACCAGAACATCGGGTATGTGGTGATCAGAGAGTGTGAGGCTCGTGGGGTGGATGCGAATGTGGCGGTGGTGGTGGCGCTGTGTGTGGTGGCGGGGTTGGCGAGTGGGCTAACGTTTGGGGTGGAGCGGCCGGTGTATTCGTTAGTGAAGGGGTGGATGAAGGGGCGGGCGGGCGCGGGGGGTGGGGTTGGCGCGCGGTGA
- a CDS encoding NAD-dependent epimerase/dehydratase family protein, with product MTTRRQFLQTSMAAGLTLSLAGAAMGQPATKGEAKPAGNGKKLRILILGGTGFLGPAIIRAAQKNGHSVSTFTRGRTRPGLFKDDEVEKLFGNRDPSKTSDPITVNGEEKKYEGVKSLEGKQWDVVIDDSGYYPRHVKASADLLAPNVGQYIFISSVSAYGPSRGVGDDETAKLAEMDGDPTVENMGPGGKYYGPLKVLCERAVEAACPGKTTIVRPGYIVGPDDPTGRFAYWPARAERGGEILAPGTPNDPIQLVDVRDLGEWLVHLAENKTLGAYDALGPAAGELKWGRVLEACQKASSNKSTLTWVPHEFLKDQEGVYFPIWIPPVDEYVGFHQRNVSKAIKAGLKFRPIEDTCRDTLEWWKGLPEASGRRKFHPGVPDAEKEQEILARFHQQGQSKPGEKPEKDEPKKD from the coding sequence ATGACAACGCGCCGTCAGTTCCTCCAGACCTCCATGGCCGCGGGCCTCACCCTGTCCCTCGCCGGCGCCGCGATGGGCCAGCCCGCGACCAAGGGCGAGGCCAAGCCCGCCGGCAACGGCAAGAAGCTGCGCATCCTCATCCTCGGCGGCACCGGTTTCCTCGGCCCCGCCATCATCCGCGCGGCCCAGAAGAACGGCCACTCGGTCTCCACCTTCACCCGCGGCCGCACTCGCCCGGGCCTCTTCAAGGACGACGAGGTCGAGAAGCTCTTCGGCAACCGCGACCCCAGCAAGACCTCCGACCCCATCACCGTGAACGGCGAGGAGAAGAAGTACGAGGGCGTCAAGTCGCTCGAGGGCAAACAGTGGGACGTCGTCATCGACGACTCGGGCTACTACCCGCGCCACGTCAAGGCCTCCGCCGACCTCCTCGCCCCCAACGTCGGGCAGTACATCTTCATCTCCAGCGTCTCCGCCTACGGCCCCTCGCGGGGCGTCGGCGATGACGAGACCGCCAAGCTCGCGGAGATGGACGGCGACCCGACGGTCGAGAACATGGGCCCCGGCGGGAAGTACTACGGGCCGCTCAAGGTGCTGTGCGAGCGCGCGGTCGAGGCCGCGTGCCCGGGCAAGACCACCATCGTCCGCCCCGGTTACATCGTCGGCCCGGACGACCCCACCGGCCGCTTCGCCTACTGGCCCGCCCGCGCCGAGCGCGGCGGCGAGATCCTCGCCCCCGGCACCCCCAATGACCCCATCCAGCTCGTGGACGTGCGCGATCTGGGCGAGTGGCTCGTGCACCTCGCCGAGAACAAGACGCTGGGCGCCTACGACGCGCTCGGCCCCGCGGCCGGTGAGCTCAAGTGGGGGCGCGTGCTCGAGGCCTGCCAGAAGGCGTCCTCAAACAAGAGCACACTGACGTGGGTGCCCCACGAGTTCCTCAAGGATCAGGAGGGCGTCTACTTCCCGATCTGGATCCCGCCGGTCGATGAGTACGTCGGCTTCCACCAGCGCAACGTGAGCAAGGCGATCAAGGCCGGCCTCAAGTTCCGCCCCATCGAGGACACCTGCCGCGACACGCTGGAGTGGTGGAAGGGCCTGCCCGAAGCGAGCGGCCGCCGCAAGTTCCACCCCGGCGTCCCCGACGCCGAGAAGGAGCAGGAAATCCTCGCACGCTTCCACCAGCAGGGCCAGTCCAAGCCCGGCGAGAAGCCCGAGAAGGACGAGCCGAAGAAGGACTGA
- a CDS encoding ATP-dependent Clp protease adaptor ClpS: MSNTNEQRPSPDSTQPAVPPAKSFDKKVDQLQQWNVVLMKDQDHSYNYVTSMLRDLFKLPAAKAVEVASKLDRQGRAVCMTSHKEHAEFKREQVLGYGRDTLVDRSSGSMNAVLELTQ, translated from the coding sequence ATGAGCAACACCAACGAGCAGCGTCCGTCACCCGACAGCACCCAGCCCGCGGTCCCCCCCGCGAAGAGCTTCGACAAGAAGGTTGACCAGCTCCAGCAGTGGAATGTCGTCCTCATGAAGGACCAGGACCACTCGTACAACTACGTCACCTCCATGCTCCGTGACCTCTTCAAGCTCCCCGCCGCCAAGGCGGTCGAGGTCGCCTCCAAGCTGGACCGCCAGGGGCGTGCGGTCTGCATGACCAGCCACAAGGAGCACGCCGAGTTCAAGCGCGAGCAGGTCCTCGGCTACGGACGCGACACCCTCGTGGACCGCTCCAGCGGCTCCATGAACGCCGTGCTCGAACTGACCCAGTAA
- a CDS encoding ABC transporter ATP-binding protein — MLSRRESSRARYQSYRAKRREGKPDETAEAMAKKKARSRSFFHLFAQFWSLCRGHRAYIALALTTLTIVTGIGLLIPAATKIAIDYIITDQPGPTGLPEWLKPRLPDSRTTLLYWLGGAMIVLSLAAVLIGTLGRWQMTRVTKRVATELRTRAFVHAGALPLHRIYHYKSGGMSSLLREDAGSVADLLFQMIYNPWKAIIQLLGTLVILAWVDWRMLVGGLALIPLLFVTHRTWISRIRPMFRDTKMVRQVIDSTTTEAFGGMRVVRGFNRERAESLRFTTAQHYLARLEVHIWWWSRLLESIWAVLIPAASAGVLIYGGTQVLKGKLTIGDVMMFSTYLLMLLGPMETLTATATLIQNNLAALDRVLDLLHEEPEFHGQRTGKLVSRATAKGDIELRDVWFSYPRAAKKTAVEALAANTQTVDNGQAKTSAEPEPVIKGVSLKVRAGETIALVGPSGSGKTTLCNLIARFYDPTSGSVLFDGTDLRDTDVRSYRSLLGIVEQDVFLFDGTIAQNIAYARRDVSEQEITDAAKMANADGFIRELDKGYNTLIGERGVRLSGGQKQRIAIARALLADPLILILDEATSNLDSESEALIQRSLTTLMQGRTSFVIAHRLSTVRSADRIAVLEAGKLIELGTHDELTALGGRYADLLRLQVEGHKAMQLEAQKAAHTAAQA, encoded by the coding sequence ATGCTGTCGCGCCGTGAAAGCAGCCGTGCCCGCTACCAGAGCTACCGGGCCAAGCGGCGCGAGGGCAAGCCCGACGAAACCGCAGAGGCGATGGCCAAGAAGAAGGCCCGCTCCCGCTCCTTCTTCCACCTCTTTGCCCAGTTCTGGTCCCTCTGCAGGGGCCACCGCGCGTACATCGCCCTCGCCCTCACCACGCTCACCATCGTCACCGGCATCGGCCTGCTGATCCCGGCCGCGACCAAGATCGCGATCGATTACATCATCACCGATCAGCCCGGCCCCACCGGTTTGCCCGAGTGGCTCAAGCCCCGCCTGCCCGACTCCCGCACCACCCTGCTCTACTGGCTTGGGGGCGCGATGATCGTCCTCTCCCTCGCGGCCGTGCTCATCGGCACCCTGGGCCGCTGGCAGATGACCCGCGTCACCAAGCGCGTCGCCACCGAGCTCCGCACCCGCGCCTTCGTGCACGCCGGCGCCCTGCCCCTCCACCGCATCTACCACTACAAGTCGGGCGGCATGTCGAGCCTCCTGCGCGAGGACGCCGGCTCCGTCGCCGACCTGCTCTTCCAGATGATCTACAACCCTTGGAAGGCGATCATCCAGCTGCTGGGCACGCTCGTCATCCTCGCGTGGGTCGATTGGCGCATGCTCGTCGGCGGCCTCGCCCTCATCCCCCTGCTCTTCGTGACCCACCGCACCTGGATCAGCCGCATCCGCCCGATGTTCCGCGACACCAAGATGGTCCGCCAGGTCATCGACTCCACCACCACCGAGGCCTTCGGCGGCATGCGCGTGGTCCGCGGCTTCAACCGCGAGCGTGCCGAATCGCTCCGATTCACCACCGCTCAGCACTACCTCGCGCGGCTCGAGGTCCACATCTGGTGGTGGAGCCGACTGCTTGAGTCCATCTGGGCCGTGCTCATCCCCGCGGCCTCCGCCGGCGTGCTCATCTACGGCGGCACGCAGGTGCTTAAGGGCAAGCTCACCATTGGCGACGTGATGATGTTCTCCACCTACCTGCTCATGCTGCTGGGACCCATGGAGACCCTCACCGCCACCGCCACCCTCATCCAGAACAACCTCGCCGCCCTCGACCGCGTCCTCGACCTCCTCCATGAAGAGCCCGAGTTCCACGGCCAGCGCACCGGCAAGCTCGTCTCCCGCGCCACCGCCAAGGGCGACATCGAGCTCCGCGACGTCTGGTTCTCCTACCCCCGCGCCGCCAAGAAGACCGCCGTGGAGGCCCTCGCGGCCAACACCCAGACCGTCGACAACGGCCAGGCCAAGACAAGCGCCGAACCCGAGCCCGTCATCAAGGGCGTCTCGCTCAAGGTCCGCGCCGGCGAGACCATCGCCCTCGTCGGCCCCTCGGGCTCGGGCAAGACCACGCTGTGCAACCTCATCGCCCGCTTCTACGACCCCACCAGCGGCAGCGTGCTCTTTGACGGCACCGACCTCCGCGACACCGACGTCCGCTCCTACCGCTCGCTGCTGGGCATCGTGGAGCAGGACGTCTTCCTCTTCGACGGCACCATCGCCCAGAACATTGCCTACGCCCGGCGCGACGTCAGCGAGCAGGAGATCACCGACGCCGCGAAGATGGCCAACGCCGACGGCTTCATCCGCGAGCTCGACAAGGGGTACAACACACTCATCGGCGAGCGCGGCGTGCGCCTCTCCGGCGGCCAGAAGCAGCGCATCGCCATCGCCCGCGCCCTCCTCGCCGACCCGCTCATCCTTATCCTCGACGAGGCCACCAGCAACCTCGACAGCGAGAGCGAGGCCCTCATCCAGCGCTCCCTGACGACGCTCATGCAGGGCCGCACCAGCTTCGTCATCGCCCACCGCCTGAGCACCGTCCGCAGCGCGGACCGCATCGCCGTGCTCGAGGCTGGCAAGCTCATCGAGCTTGGCACCCACGACGAGCTCACCGCCCTCGGCGGCCGCTACGCCGACCTCCTCCGCCTTCAGGTCGAAGGCCACAAGGCCATGCAGCTCGAAGCCCAGAAAGCCGCCCACACCGCCGCGCAGGCGTGA